CTACAAAGGTGCCGTGGATGCGTTGGTAGTTAACCGCTACCTTTCCGAGCACGTATTTCAGCACTCCCGCTTCCAGATAGTAGTCGGTGGCGTAGCCCGGATTGAGATGCCGATTGAAATCCGCGGTGAACTCCACCTGGAACCACCACTTGAGCTTGACCTGGTTAATGGAGACGATCTGCAGGGTGTTCCCAGCGCCTGCTCCAGAATCGAGCACGTTCTTGTAGAGCGAGACATCGTTCACGAGTGGGCGAAACCCCAATGCCCTCTCCCCTGCCCCAGCCAATCGCACAAGAAGAAAAAGCAGAAGACCGCACGTCAACAGGCGCATGTTGAGCTCCTCGCAAGATATGTCTGAAGCCAAGGGTGGAGCAGAGACGGCCGGAGGGAGAGCGCTCAGACGCCGGCCACTACGGCACCACCGTGCACTTTGTAGGCAAAAGCCATGCGCGGCGTATTGAACGCCCAGCCGAGCTGCCCTCGCGAATTGATGGCGATGGCACCCCCCAATCCTTGGACCTTCCTGGCGAGAATGGCAATCCCTTCGGCTACTGCCTGCTTGCTGTCGAAGCCTGCTCCCATGAGATCGCAAATGGTCTTGGCCAGGACGACGCGCATGATCGCCTCGCCCCAGCCACTGGCCGAAACTGCCCCGGTGGCGTCATCGGCGTAGGTGCCACAGCCGATGAGGGCCGAGTCGCCTACCCTGCCGGGCAGTTTGAGCGGTGTGCCGCCGGTGGAGGTGGCTGCTGCCAGATGGCCGTGCCAGTCGATGGCGACCGCCCCGACCGTCCCACGCGGGCGGCTTTCGAAGAAATCCCGGGTCGAGAGCGATCCCTTGGTGCGGAGGCGCCGATAGCGCTCCCTTTCGCGTGCCACAACCAGCTCCTCTGGCGAACAGAGGGCCATCCCCTGGTTGGCGGCAAAGCGCCACGCACTTTCACCTACCAAGAGCACATGTTCGCTGTGTTCCATGACCGCCCGCGCGAGCGTGATAGGGTTGCGCAAGAAGCGGACCGCGGCCACCGCCCCCGCCCGCAAGGTCGCCCCGTCCATGAGCATGGCGTCTAACTCCACCTCGCCAGCAGCATTGAGCGCCGCCCCATAACCCGCATCAAAGGTAGGATCATCTTCCATGACCGCCACTGCCGCCTGCACTGCATCCAAGGCGCTGCCCCCGCCATCGAGC
This genomic stretch from Calditrichota bacterium harbors:
- a CDS encoding isoaspartyl peptidase/L-asparaginase; protein product: MKPAIIVHGGAWDIPDDAVEAHREGCRKAVAAGWSVLDGGGSALDAVQAAVAVMEDDPTFDAGYGAALNAAGEVELDAMLMDGATLRAGAVAAVRFLRNPITLARAVMEHSEHVLLVGESAWRFAANQGMALCSPEELVVARERERYRRLRTKGSLSTRDFFESRPRGTVGAVAIDWHGHLAAATSTGGTPLKLPGRVGDSALIGCGTYADDATGAVSASGWGEAIMRVVLAKTICDLMGAGFDSKQAVAEGIAILARKVQGLGGAIAINSRGQLGWAFNTPRMAFAYKVHGGAVVAGV